In Rhodobacteraceae bacterium LMO-JJ12, a single window of DNA contains:
- the hcrA gene encoding 4-hydroxybenzoyl-CoA reductase subunit alpha, with protein MNVKSKNSIVGTPVPLVDGIEKVIGKALYTADLDTRDALVGRILRAPVSHGRIIRIDTSKAEALDGVISVITGQDCDKTYGVIPIAMNEYPMARDKIRYRGEPIAAVAAVDAATAARALDLIELEIEELPACYSPAQSRAPNAPLLHDNKPGNLEREVHHSFGDMAEGFASADLVREETFNCAEINHAQMEPHAALAEYDSTRERLTLHSVTQVPFYVHLMLAHCLDMDSSRIRVVKPFVGGGFGARTETLNFEIIVSLLARKVGGKVMMQLTREETFLTHRGRPNTQVKLKMGLTKAGKITAVDCEVVMSGGAYAGYGIVTILYAGALLQGIYDISNIKYDGYRVYTNQPPCGAMRGHGTVDVRHAFECLLDRMSRDLGLDPFAVRRANLLKAPLFTSNGLMVNSYGLDECLDKVEKASNWAERKGKLAKGRGLGMACSHYVSGAAKPVHWTGEPHAVVSMKLDFDGSVTVLTGASDIGQGSTTIVALAAAEVMSIDLGRIRVVTNDSAITPKDNGSYSSRVTFMVGNAAIEAAKALREKLVAAAAELLDASPEDVECEGETFFVKGSSQSELPFQDVAIAALAKEGTITVKGTFSTPIEAQGGKHRGGAVGSTMGFSYAAQVVEVSVDDATGQITVEQVWAALDCGYAINPLAVEGQIEGSVWMGMGQGLCEETHYIEGLPAHGNLTDYRFPTIVESPPIDVQIVESIDPLGPFGAKEAGEGALSGFPPALVNAVADAIGMDVNFLPVTPDRVLEALIKFRRAKNRAKKQEAVT; from the coding sequence ATGAACGTCAAGTCCAAGAACTCCATTGTCGGCACACCTGTCCCCCTTGTGGACGGAATCGAAAAGGTCATCGGTAAAGCGCTCTACACCGCAGATCTCGACACGCGCGACGCGCTGGTCGGGCGCATACTGCGCGCACCGGTAAGTCATGGGCGCATCATACGGATAGACACGTCCAAAGCCGAGGCGCTAGACGGTGTCATATCCGTGATAACCGGACAAGATTGCGACAAGACTTATGGCGTGATCCCGATCGCAATGAACGAATACCCCATGGCGCGCGACAAGATCCGCTACCGCGGCGAGCCGATCGCTGCGGTCGCCGCAGTAGACGCTGCAACGGCCGCGCGCGCACTCGATCTGATCGAACTCGAAATTGAAGAACTGCCCGCCTGCTATTCACCAGCACAATCGCGCGCGCCAAACGCGCCACTGTTGCATGATAACAAGCCGGGCAATCTCGAACGCGAGGTGCATCACAGCTTTGGCGACATGGCCGAAGGCTTTGCCAGCGCCGATCTCGTGCGCGAAGAAACCTTCAACTGCGCCGAAATCAATCATGCCCAGATGGAACCCCACGCGGCGCTTGCCGAATACGACAGCACCCGTGAACGGCTGACCCTGCATTCCGTGACACAGGTGCCATTTTATGTACACCTGATGCTGGCACACTGCCTTGATATGGACAGCTCGCGCATCCGGGTCGTCAAACCATTCGTCGGTGGCGGATTTGGCGCCCGCACAGAGACTCTGAACTTCGAGATCATCGTCTCATTGCTAGCGCGCAAGGTCGGCGGCAAGGTGATGATGCAGCTCACCCGCGAAGAGACCTTCTTGACTCACCGCGGTCGCCCCAACACCCAAGTGAAGCTCAAGATGGGCCTGACCAAAGCGGGCAAGATCACGGCGGTCGATTGCGAAGTGGTGATGAGTGGTGGCGCTTACGCCGGCTACGGTATTGTCACGATCCTCTATGCCGGAGCTCTGCTCCAGGGCATCTATGACATCTCCAACATCAAGTATGACGGCTATCGCGTCTATACCAATCAACCGCCCTGCGGCGCGATGCGCGGGCATGGAACGGTTGATGTGCGCCACGCCTTCGAATGCCTGCTCGATCGCATGTCCCGCGATCTGGGACTTGATCCTTTCGCGGTGCGTCGCGCCAATCTACTCAAAGCTCCACTGTTCACCAGCAACGGCTTGATGGTGAATTCCTATGGTTTGGACGAATGTCTCGACAAGGTAGAAAAGGCCAGCAACTGGGCCGAGCGAAAAGGCAAGCTGGCCAAGGGCCGAGGCCTCGGCATGGCTTGCTCACACTATGTTTCCGGTGCCGCGAAACCGGTCCATTGGACAGGTGAGCCGCACGCGGTCGTCTCGATGAAACTCGACTTCGATGGCAGCGTTACGGTTCTGACCGGTGCTTCGGACATCGGCCAAGGCTCAACCACTATCGTTGCCCTCGCTGCAGCCGAAGTGATGAGCATCGATCTTGGTCGGATCCGCGTCGTCACCAATGACAGCGCGATCACGCCCAAGGACAATGGCTCATATTCCAGCCGGGTTACCTTCATGGTCGGCAATGCCGCGATCGAGGCCGCCAAGGCGCTGCGCGAAAAGCTGGTCGCGGCGGCTGCCGAGCTTCTGGATGCGTCGCCCGAAGATGTGGAATGCGAAGGCGAGACATTCTTCGTCAAAGGCAGTTCGCAATCCGAATTGCCATTTCAAGATGTCGCCATCGCCGCTCTCGCCAAAGAGGGCACGATCACGGTGAAGGGCACATTTTCAACGCCGATCGAAGCCCAGGGCGGTAAGCACCGTGGCGGTGCTGTCGGCTCGACCATGGGGTTCTCCTATGCCGCGCAGGTGGTCGAGGTCAGCGTCGATGACGCCACAGGCCAGATCACGGTCGAACAGGTCTGGGCAGCGCTCGACTGCGGATATGCGATAAACCCGCTGGCGGTAGAGGGACAGATCGAGGGATCGGTCTGGATGGGCATGGGCCAGGGACTTTGCGAGGAAACGCACTATATCGAAGGTCTGCCCGCGCATGGCAATCTCACCGATTACCGGTTTCCGACAATCGTCGAATCCCCGCCAATTGATGTGCAAATCGTCGAAAGCATCGATCCTCTGGGGCCGTTTGGGGCCAAGGAAGCCGGCGAAGGCGCGCTCTCTGGCTTTCCGCCCGCGCTGGTCAATGCCGTGGCTGATGCTATCGGCATGGACGTGAATTTCCTCCCCGTCACGCCCGACCGGGTGCTCGAAGCCCTGATTAAATTCCGCCGCGCAAAGAACCGCGCAAAGAAACAGGAGGCCGTCACATGA
- a CDS encoding 2Fe-2S iron-sulfur cluster-binding protein has translation MKRIVSLKLNGRPVEDIIPDNLLLLDYLRERQALTSVKKGCDSGECGACTVLIDGRPRLACITLAASCENSEIETVDAQAKNGVLSPLQRAFHENLGTQCGFCTPGMIMAAEGLLRDNPNPDETEIKTALGGNLCRCTGYVKIIKSVQIAAAESRQ, from the coding sequence ATGAAGCGAATAGTCAGTCTGAAACTCAACGGCAGACCAGTTGAGGATATCATACCAGACAACCTCCTATTGCTGGACTACCTTCGCGAGAGACAGGCACTGACCAGCGTGAAGAAAGGCTGCGACAGCGGAGAATGCGGCGCCTGTACCGTTCTGATAGATGGTCGCCCCCGATTGGCATGTATCACTCTAGCTGCGAGCTGTGAAAATTCCGAAATCGAAACCGTCGATGCCCAGGCGAAAAATGGAGTTCTCTCCCCGCTGCAGCGTGCGTTTCATGAAAACCTCGGCACACAATGCGGGTTCTGCACCCCTGGCATGATCATGGCCGCCGAGGGGCTGTTGCGCGATAATCCGAACCCCGACGAGACCGAGATCAAGACAGCACTGGGTGGAAACCTGTGCCGCTGTACCGGCTATGTAAAGATCATCAAATCCGTACAAATCGCCGCAGCGGAGAGCAGACAATGA
- a CDS encoding GNAT family N-acetyltransferase, which produces MSKNSEEKSPENVLRIRRATSDHLEQVVELDARITGKSKLDYWQDIFERYAARRIDQRFFLIAEGPEGGDAGIFGLIVGEVRGWEFGSEPCGWIFAISVDPDRRQQGIGEALFKAMCDEFRQVGIKKVRTMVRRQNTLHMSFFRGEGMMAGPFIQLEKKLIDG; this is translated from the coding sequence ATGTCTAAGAATAGTGAAGAGAAGTCACCGGAGAACGTGCTGCGTATCCGCAGGGCGACCTCGGATCATTTGGAACAGGTTGTCGAACTTGATGCCCGCATCACGGGCAAGTCGAAGCTCGACTACTGGCAGGATATATTCGAGCGTTATGCTGCACGGCGCATTGATCAGCGGTTCTTTTTGATCGCAGAAGGACCAGAGGGAGGTGATGCCGGAATCTTTGGTCTGATCGTCGGAGAAGTTCGGGGTTGGGAGTTCGGGTCCGAACCCTGTGGCTGGATCTTTGCGATTTCGGTCGATCCGGATCGGCGCCAGCAGGGTATCGGAGAAGCCTTGTTCAAGGCGATGTGCGATGAGTTTCGACAGGTCGGTATCAAAAAGGTTCGCACAATGGTGCGGCGCCAGAACACGCTACATATGTCCTTTTTTCGAGGGGAAGGTATGATGGCTGGCCCATTCATACAGCTTGAAAAGAAGTTAATTGACGGGTAA
- a CDS encoding Rrf2 family transcriptional regulator, with product MQQSSRLAIYALIELASNPDSQISAAEIGAKYRVSAHHLAKVLMTLGRAGLVQSVRGVGGGYTFTGNAKRLNLDEIISLFQDTTTSCKLADPSEATDEEWVLFDVSNEINDIARSTYSSITIQTLLKQVERRQSAKSRAKENAPEAGDLPVT from the coding sequence GTGCAGCAATCTAGTCGTCTTGCCATCTACGCCCTGATCGAATTGGCGTCTAATCCTGATTCACAGATTTCTGCGGCGGAAATCGGAGCGAAGTACCGCGTATCTGCGCATCATCTGGCGAAGGTGCTGATGACACTAGGCCGTGCCGGTTTGGTTCAATCTGTGCGTGGTGTCGGAGGCGGTTATACCTTTACCGGAAACGCCAAACGCTTGAACCTCGATGAGATCATCAGCCTGTTTCAGGATACAACAACCAGTTGCAAACTGGCCGATCCTTCCGAGGCGACTGATGAAGAATGGGTTTTGTTTGATGTCTCCAACGAGATCAACGATATCGCGCGCTCGACCTATAGTTCGATTACGATCCAAACTTTGCTGAAACAGGTGGAGCGTCGTCAATCAGCAAAGAGCCGGGCCAAGGAAAATGCCCCGGAAGCTGGTGACTTGCCGGTTACGTGA
- a CDS encoding thiamine pyrophosphate-dependent enzyme gives MEKIEYKDEGKFCSGHVACAGCAEALSMRVILNEVGDDAVGVVAPSCSAVILGGHPMSAAKIPVLHGTLESAAASASGIKRALKAQGRDDTTVLCLAGDGGTYDIGLQALSSAAERNEDILYICFDNEGYMNTGGQKSSSTPSKAVTGSTPLGKTTRKKNMIEILAAHRIPYIATTSPSHLSDMAAKIKKAKTIRGTKVIFVLIPCLPGWGVADNAAVKTARLGVESGVFPLFEVENGVDYTMTVAQRTKPIDGYLAQQKRYRSLDDAGRAELQAEVDDTWSRLTERAGQTG, from the coding sequence ATGGAAAAGATCGAATACAAAGACGAAGGCAAGTTCTGTTCGGGCCATGTGGCCTGCGCCGGGTGCGCCGAAGCACTGTCCATGCGGGTAATTCTCAATGAGGTGGGTGACGATGCCGTGGGCGTCGTAGCACCCTCTTGCTCCGCAGTGATTCTTGGTGGTCACCCGATGAGCGCGGCCAAAATTCCGGTATTGCATGGCACCCTGGAGTCCGCTGCAGCATCGGCCAGTGGAATCAAACGGGCATTGAAGGCGCAAGGACGCGATGACACCACTGTTCTTTGTCTCGCAGGCGATGGCGGCACCTATGACATTGGCTTGCAAGCCTTGTCTTCTGCCGCCGAGCGTAACGAGGACATCCTCTATATCTGCTTTGACAACGAAGGCTACATGAATACCGGCGGCCAGAAGAGTTCGTCAACACCCAGCAAGGCGGTCACTGGCAGCACCCCCTTGGGCAAGACCACCCGCAAAAAGAACATGATCGAGATTCTGGCGGCGCATCGTATCCCCTACATCGCAACCACCAGCCCCTCTCATCTGAGCGATATGGCAGCCAAGATCAAAAAGGCCAAAACCATTCGCGGCACCAAGGTCATCTTTGTGCTGATCCCCTGCTTGCCCGGCTGGGGTGTGGCAGACAATGCCGCGGTCAAGACGGCGCGCCTGGGCGTTGAGTCTGGTGTATTCCCCCTGTTTGAAGTTGAGAATGGTGTGGATTACACAATGACCGTGGCGCAAAGGACCAAGCCGATCGATGGCTATCTCGCCCAACAAAAACGCTACCGCTCCCTTGATGATGCGGGCCGGGCAGAGCTTCAGGCCGAGGTCGATGACACCTGGTCGCGGCTGACAGAACGGGCCGGGCAGACCGGGTAG
- a CDS encoding FAD-dependent oxidoreductase, producing MNTQLSPLWTHLTSENRKTGTWRSALPNYQNQPSPCLGACPVNGRIAEWIKQVKDGNHYDAFVTLADNNPFPAIAGRICHHPCETACNRRDLDETVGICSLERFVGDKALAEGWKFPAAKSQTDQSVAVIGGGPAGLSAAYQLRRYGIQVSLYETKEQLGGLMRYGIPSYRLSRDILDGEINRITAMGIDLHLGTEVMDEAALAKLRDIHDAVFLATGASLPKPLPGIDYAQPWVIDSAEFLAAPTTEQRNKTGEHVVVIGGGSAALDVARSARRLGRDVTVLSLEPEGKLPAQQVEINEATEEGVVFVSGTMMQSAQADGEQVTMRCIRVKFTPGQAPGKFSIDPVSDSEFELSTNTIIPAIGQDADLERWAGLLPAKGPVVGVDDTWQTGAPGVFAGGDVASMSRFVTQAVGMGKEAAHAVAARLLPEAAQSPAGNAEEVGYDRINIAYQDDHARLIQDTTDVETRLKSFDEVQQPLSADDAVSEAGRCFSCGTCIYCDNCYFYCPDMAITKVDGGYLVDPDFCKGCGLCVAECPTGSIHMQEDTTS from the coding sequence ATGAACACACAGCTTTCCCCGCTATGGACTCATCTGACCAGCGAAAACCGCAAGACTGGCACTTGGCGCAGCGCCCTACCCAACTATCAAAACCAACCCTCGCCCTGCCTTGGTGCCTGCCCGGTCAACGGGCGAATTGCCGAATGGATCAAGCAGGTCAAGGACGGCAATCACTATGACGCGTTCGTCACTCTGGCAGACAACAATCCATTCCCGGCCATTGCCGGGCGCATCTGTCATCACCCTTGCGAAACAGCCTGTAATCGCCGAGATCTGGATGAAACCGTCGGCATTTGCAGCCTTGAGCGCTTTGTCGGTGATAAGGCCCTTGCTGAAGGCTGGAAATTCCCGGCTGCCAAGTCGCAAACTGATCAATCAGTCGCGGTGATTGGCGGTGGGCCCGCCGGATTGTCGGCTGCCTATCAGCTACGGCGCTATGGCATTCAGGTCTCACTCTATGAGACCAAGGAGCAGCTTGGTGGACTGATGCGCTACGGCATCCCCTCCTACCGACTGAGCCGCGATATTCTCGATGGCGAGATCAACCGTATTACCGCCATGGGCATTGATCTGCACCTTGGGACGGAAGTGATGGACGAAGCGGCCCTGGCCAAACTGCGCGATATCCATGACGCTGTCTTTCTGGCAACCGGAGCAAGCCTGCCCAAACCGCTGCCCGGCATTGACTATGCGCAACCTTGGGTCATCGACAGCGCCGAGTTTTTGGCCGCACCGACAACCGAGCAACGCAATAAAACCGGAGAGCATGTCGTCGTCATCGGCGGTGGCAGTGCAGCGTTGGATGTTGCCCGTTCCGCCCGGCGTCTTGGGCGCGACGTAACCGTCCTGTCCCTGGAACCAGAAGGCAAGTTGCCCGCACAACAGGTCGAAATCAACGAGGCCACCGAGGAAGGTGTTGTCTTTGTTTCCGGCACAATGATGCAATCTGCCCAAGCTGATGGAGAGCAGGTGACAATGCGCTGCATCCGCGTGAAATTCACACCGGGTCAGGCACCCGGAAAATTCAGCATCGACCCTGTCAGTGATAGCGAATTCGAGCTCTCCACAAACACCATCATTCCCGCCATCGGACAAGATGCTGATCTGGAACGATGGGCTGGTTTGCTGCCCGCAAAAGGCCCCGTCGTCGGTGTTGACGACACATGGCAAACAGGCGCCCCCGGTGTGTTTGCCGGTGGTGATGTCGCCAGCATGAGCCGATTTGTGACCCAGGCCGTAGGCATGGGAAAGGAAGCTGCACACGCTGTCGCCGCCCGCCTGTTGCCAGAGGCGGCCCAGTCGCCTGCCGGGAATGCCGAAGAGGTCGGTTATGACCGGATCAACATCGCCTATCAGGACGACCACGCCCGCCTGATCCAAGACACAACAGACGTTGAAACACGGCTCAAGAGTTTTGACGAGGTGCAACAGCCGCTCTCGGCAGATGACGCCGTATCCGAGGCAGGAAGATGCTTCAGCTGCGGCACCTGCATCTATTGTGACAACTGCTATTTCTATTGCCCCGACATGGCGATCACCAAGGTCGATGGCGGATATCTCGTGGACCCCGATTTCTGCAAAGGCTGCGGTCTGTGCGTCGCGGAATGTCCGACAGGATCCATCCACATGCAAGAGGACACGACATCATGA
- a CDS encoding benzoate-CoA ligase family protein, whose protein sequence is MITATVYNAATVMVDRNISSGFGKKVAFIDPSRSLTYHELQTATNKVANMLTDLRIRRETRIALLLHDTVDYPCVFWGAVRAGIVPVCLNTLLPASQYLYILNDCRAEVLLISAPLLEVIEPLLDQLPFLQHVIVEGAANTGHSDLHAMMDKAADTFETAKTCPDETAFWLYSSGSTGAPKGVRHVHTSPAYVADNYGKHVLGIRHDDVCFSAAKLFFAYGFGAGMAIPMSVGATTVLLPDRPTPQSVLNMLHRFNPTLFFGVPTLYSAMLADPACTPENSSNRLRLCISAGEGLPEDVGRSWDKRMGVSTLDGIGSTEMLHVFLSNWPDDIRYGTSGRAIPGYKLRLVDDEDNDVANGELGELLVSGGSAGDGYWNQRAKSRATFAGEWTRTGDKYFRDDEGYYTYCGRTDDMFKVGGRWVSPFEVEQALASHPEVIEAAVVAREDDEGHIKPMAFITLKTSGLADELREDLKTHVKNAIGVWKYPRWIEVVDELPKTATGKIQRFKLRDLNQGALSKKPEYDMLELLILGRGGQGAQTAGNQLAEAMFARGLHVQTFATYGGARRGTPVTSSLRIDSQPILKRCNITQADALLCFDDSLLDEAFLSQSADNALVVVNSARSSESLPKLGNRRIFAVDGKAIARRNNMGKVVNSALLGALAAVLETPDLETLCNTIEATAPAKKAENVAACREAYSLLAQSAKIAEEA, encoded by the coding sequence ATGATAACGGCAACCGTCTACAACGCCGCAACCGTGATGGTGGACAGGAATATCTCAAGCGGGTTTGGGAAAAAGGTCGCTTTTATCGACCCCAGCAGATCTCTGACATACCACGAGCTTCAAACGGCCACCAACAAAGTGGCCAATATGCTGACCGACTTACGAATCAGGCGCGAAACACGCATCGCGCTGCTGTTGCACGACACAGTCGACTATCCTTGTGTTTTCTGGGGGGCGGTGAGGGCTGGAATCGTTCCTGTCTGCCTCAACACTTTGCTGCCTGCCTCCCAGTATCTATACATCCTCAACGATTGCCGCGCCGAAGTGCTGCTCATTTCCGCACCTTTGCTTGAGGTCATCGAGCCACTGCTAGATCAGCTTCCGTTCCTGCAACATGTAATTGTTGAAGGTGCTGCGAATACCGGCCACTCCGACCTGCACGCAATGATGGACAAGGCTGCCGATACGTTTGAAACCGCGAAAACCTGCCCGGATGAAACGGCTTTTTGGCTCTACTCTTCTGGTTCTACCGGCGCTCCAAAGGGTGTGCGCCACGTTCATACCAGCCCCGCCTATGTCGCCGATAATTATGGCAAACACGTGCTTGGCATCCGTCATGACGACGTTTGTTTCAGCGCGGCCAAACTGTTTTTTGCCTACGGTTTTGGCGCAGGAATGGCAATTCCCATGTCAGTTGGCGCCACCACGGTCTTGCTGCCCGACCGCCCCACGCCGCAATCCGTTCTCAACATGCTGCACAGGTTCAACCCGACTCTGTTCTTTGGGGTGCCAACGCTCTATTCCGCGATGCTGGCCGATCCCGCCTGCACACCTGAAAACAGCTCCAACCGCCTGCGCCTTTGCATCTCGGCGGGCGAAGGCCTGCCTGAAGATGTCGGGCGCAGCTGGGACAAGCGGATGGGTGTGAGCACACTCGACGGCATCGGGTCCACCGAGATGTTGCATGTATTCTTGTCCAACTGGCCCGATGACATCCGCTATGGCACCTCCGGTCGTGCCATTCCGGGCTACAAGTTGCGCCTCGTTGATGACGAGGACAATGATGTCGCCAATGGCGAATTGGGCGAGTTGCTGGTCTCTGGCGGGTCAGCCGGAGACGGCTATTGGAATCAACGCGCCAAATCTCGCGCCACATTCGCTGGCGAATGGACCCGCACTGGCGACAAATACTTCCGCGATGACGAAGGCTACTACACCTACTGCGGACGTACTGACGACATGTTCAAGGTCGGCGGGCGTTGGGTCTCTCCCTTTGAAGTGGAGCAGGCGCTGGCCTCACACCCCGAGGTGATCGAAGCCGCGGTGGTCGCTCGCGAGGACGACGAGGGGCACATCAAGCCCATGGCCTTTATCACCCTCAAGACGTCAGGCCTCGCAGATGAGTTGCGTGAAGACCTCAAAACCCATGTCAAAAACGCCATCGGTGTGTGGAAGTACCCCAGATGGATCGAAGTTGTCGATGAGTTGCCCAAAACCGCGACCGGAAAAATTCAGCGCTTCAAGCTGAGAGACTTAAACCAAGGCGCGCTCTCAAAGAAACCGGAGTACGATATGCTCGAACTACTGATCCTGGGGCGCGGCGGACAAGGGGCTCAGACCGCCGGTAATCAGCTGGCGGAGGCGATGTTTGCAAGAGGCCTACATGTTCAAACCTTCGCAACATATGGCGGTGCGCGGCGCGGCACCCCGGTCACATCCTCCCTCAGGATAGATTCACAACCGATCCTGAAACGCTGCAACATCACCCAAGCCGACGCGCTGTTGTGCTTTGACGACAGCTTGCTGGACGAGGCGTTTCTCTCCCAATCGGCGGATAACGCTTTGGTTGTGGTCAACTCTGCCCGATCTTCTGAATCGCTACCCAAGTTAGGGAACCGCCGAATCTTCGCAGTCGACGGCAAAGCAATCGCGCGACGCAACAACATGGGCAAAGTGGTAAACTCGGCCCTTCTGGGCGCGCTCGCCGCTGTGCTCGAGACACCTGACCTTGAAACGCTGTGCAACACAATCGAAGCCACCGCACCCGCCAAAAAAGCAGAAAACGTGGCTGCCTGCCGCGAGGCTTACAGCCTGCTCGCCCAGAGCGCCAAAATCGCCGAGGAGGCCTGA
- a CDS encoding TRAP transporter substrate-binding protein: MTIHKTLLGLVGGAALAVCTPTLTMAADFTFTLQSFLPAQATIPSKIIDVWADEVEAASNGRIKIDRFASMQLGGKPPELIDQVIDGSLDITWNVLGYTPGRFPMTEVFELPYIVTDARAASSAFWQMMGEQFYEAEFQDVKMLGGWVHGPGVIHSAEPVTSPSDFNGMKIRGASRQVNALLKELGATPVGMPIPSVPEALSKHVIDGATMPWEVTKALKVPELVTNHTEFTGPMLYTVAFVLVMNHDKYNSLPDDLKAVMDEASGMKFSVFAGGTQQDYDDPGRQLAVDRGNNIISLDAAQSAEWAAAAEPVYAAWVAEMADKGIDGQALIDRARELMAAYK; the protein is encoded by the coding sequence ATGACCATTCACAAGACGCTACTAGGCCTTGTCGGGGGGGCAGCCCTTGCGGTTTGCACGCCGACCCTAACGATGGCTGCGGATTTTACATTTACCTTGCAGAGCTTTCTGCCAGCGCAAGCAACGATCCCCAGCAAGATCATTGATGTCTGGGCTGATGAGGTCGAAGCGGCCTCGAATGGGCGCATCAAGATTGATCGCTTTGCGTCGATGCAGCTTGGGGGCAAGCCGCCTGAGTTGATTGACCAGGTGATTGATGGGTCGCTTGATATCACATGGAACGTGTTGGGCTATACGCCAGGCCGATTCCCCATGACCGAGGTGTTTGAGCTTCCCTATATCGTGACAGATGCTCGCGCAGCGTCTTCAGCCTTTTGGCAGATGATGGGCGAACAGTTCTATGAGGCTGAATTCCAGGACGTCAAGATGCTGGGCGGATGGGTGCACGGCCCCGGCGTTATCCATTCGGCGGAACCAGTTACCTCTCCGTCGGATTTCAACGGCATGAAAATTCGAGGCGCGTCGCGCCAGGTCAACGCACTCTTGAAGGAACTGGGCGCGACGCCGGTAGGTATGCCGATTCCTTCGGTTCCTGAGGCGCTATCCAAACACGTGATTGATGGTGCGACGATGCCCTGGGAAGTCACAAAGGCGCTGAAAGTGCCCGAACTCGTGACCAACCACACCGAGTTTACGGGTCCGATGCTTTATACGGTGGCATTTGTTTTGGTGATGAACCACGACAAGTATAACAGCCTTCCGGATGATCTGAAGGCGGTGATGGATGAAGCTTCTGGGATGAAGTTTTCAGTCTTCGCGGGTGGTACCCAACAGGATTACGATGACCCCGGAAGGCAATTGGCAGTAGATCGCGGGAATAACATCATCTCGCTGGACGCTGCGCAATCTGCTGAGTGGGCCGCTGCTGCGGAACCTGTTTATGCAGCTTGGGTTGCCGAAATGGCAGACAAAGGCATTGACGGGCAAGCTTTGATAGACCGCGCGCGAGAGCTGATGGCCGCCTACAAGTAA
- a CDS encoding TRAP transporter small permease: MHALMERLARAMAILGGLVLIVLIIITCLSVFGRALNTVFHGWVGTVLPGMSQWFLEIGVGPILGDFEIVEAGVAFAIFASLPLCQISSSHASVDIFTSTLPVKTRRFLQMITEILFAAVLILIAWRLFEGMLSKKSYGETTFLLQFPIWWGYAASLFGAVFAAIAGIYMAGVRVFEFLYHRDLIRDDWEAVE; this comes from the coding sequence GTGCACGCACTAATGGAAAGGCTTGCCCGCGCAATGGCGATACTCGGTGGTTTGGTTTTGATAGTTCTTATCATTATCACCTGCTTATCGGTTTTTGGTCGCGCACTGAATACTGTCTTTCATGGGTGGGTCGGAACAGTCCTACCGGGAATGTCGCAATGGTTCCTTGAGATTGGCGTCGGGCCGATCCTTGGGGATTTCGAGATTGTTGAAGCCGGGGTTGCTTTTGCCATCTTCGCCTCGCTGCCGCTTTGCCAGATATCGTCCAGCCACGCTTCGGTTGACATTTTTACCAGCACGCTACCGGTCAAAACCAGAAGGTTCCTCCAGATGATCACTGAGATCCTGTTCGCCGCTGTCCTAATATTAATCGCATGGCGATTGTTCGAGGGCATGCTGTCCAAGAAGAGCTATGGAGAAACCACGTTTCTTTTGCAGTTTCCGATCTGGTGGGGGTATGCCGCCAGCCTGTTTGGGGCCGTCTTCGCTGCGATTGCGGGAATCTATATGGCAGGCGTGCGGGTATTCGAGTTCTTGTACCACCGTGATCTCATCCGCGATGACTGGGAGGCTGTGGAATGA